AGCAGAACCCCCGGCTGGCCTGGTCGGACGAGCGGTACCAGGTGAGACCGCTTTCGTCTTCGAAGCTGAGATCCGCCTGCTTGACCCCGGCATAGGCGCCCACGTGCCCGTGCGAGCGGCGGCACTGGCCGCAGTGGCAGACAACCACGTCGCGCACGCGCCCCTCGATACGGAAGCGCACGGCGCCACAAAGACAGCCACCGCTCAGATTTCGTGTTGGTTTCTGTTCGTCGCTCATGTCGGTTCTCCTGGATTTGCTGCAATGAACCTAGCCGACCTCGCCCAGCAGCCCGGAAAAGAAGCCCGCGGCTTCCGTCGGCTGCACCTGGGCTGCCCGGATCAGGTCGTCGAAGTGGCGATTGAAGGTGCGGATGTGTTCGGTGGTGTTGAAGACGAGATAAAGCTGGCCGGCGTAAAGCGCCACGCGCTGCGGCCCGAAGATGGTGTAGGGCACGGCATAGTGGCTCAGGCCGTCATAGAGATAGAGCCTGAGGCCGGGATAGAGCTCTTCGCTGAGGCCCACCAGGCGCTCCACCTGACGCCGCCGGGCAGCCGCCCCCAGGCCGCGCCACAAACCCTCGCCGCGGGCAAAGCTCTGAAAATCCTGCAGCGGCGCACAGATCTCCAGGTCGGTTTCGGCTTGGCGCGAATAGGCCAGTTCGCCCTGGCTGGCGGCGATGGCGGCGTCGGCGGAAAGGCCGACGAAATCCCGGTATTCGTGGCGCACCACCTCGTCGGTCTTGAAGAGATCGGGCAGCGTCGTCGGCACGTGGCGGATCTTATAGCCCGTCGCCTCCTCGAACCAGCGCTCCAGCCCGGGATTGACCGGGGCATCGGGGCTGGGCGCGATCTCCAGCGATTCATGGAGGATCTCGGCTCCCAGGCGGCGCTCCTGGCTGAGGCCGAGCAGCCAATCGAGACTGACTTGAAGCTGCCCGGCCAGACCGGCCACGGTGTCGGCCCGGGGCAAACGGTCGCCCTCGCCCGAGAGAAGCTGCGACAGCGTCGAACGGTCGACGCCGACGCGCCGGGCCAACAGCGACTGGCTGATGCCGGCACCCTGCATGGCCTCGGCCAGGCGGGCGCGAAACTGGCTGGCAACCTCGCGGCGATCCACGCAATCCTCCGATTGATTTGTTTAAAGAATACCGCACTATGCGGGTTTTCCCAACACATGGCCCCGTTGTGCCCAAGGGTGGGCGATCCGAGAATCGGGGTATGACAAGGGAAACAGCGCCCCTCGAGGTCCCGCCCTGGCGGCCAACGGTAGCTACTTTGTCGATGGCTATGGGGCGGTGGCCTGGGCTTACGGCTTACGGCTTACGGCTTACGGCTTACGGCCCAAGGACAACCCCGTGTTTCCCGACGACGGCACCTAGCCCGGGTTATTCCCCGGCCGCCATCTGCGCCTGAGCGCTGCCCTGGCGCCGCGACATGAATTGGCTGGCCATCTCCACCGCCATGGCGGCGTCGCGGCAGTAGGCGTCGGCGCCGACATGTTCGGCAAAGCTCTCGTTCAGCGGCGCCCCGCCGACCAGCACGATGGTGTCGTTGCGCAGGCCCTTTTCCTCCAGCGCCTCGATCACCGTTTTCATGTAGGGCATGGTGGTGGTGAGCAGTGCCGACATACCGAGAATGTCGGCCCGGTGCTCCTCCATGGCCGCCAGGAAGTCCTCGGCCGCCACGTTGATGCCCAAGTCGACGACCTCGAAACCGGCGCCCTCGAGCATCATGCCGGTCAGGTTCTTGCCGATATCGTGGATGTCGCCCTTGACCGTGCCGACCACGACTCGGCCCAGGCTGGGCGCGCCGGTCTCGGCCAACAGCGGCCTCAGGATGGTCATGCCCGCCTTCATGGCGTTGGCCGA
This genomic stretch from Alphaproteobacteria bacterium harbors:
- a CDS encoding B12-binding domain-containing protein; translated protein: MAENDIDLASLGDDDLAQQIFDDLYDGLNDEVSEGVQILLGRGWTPYDVLTKALVEGMRIVGADFRDGILFVPEVLLSANAMKAGMTILRPLLAETGAPSLGRVVVGTVKGDIHDIGKNLTGMMLEGAGFEVVDLGINVAAEDFLAAMEEHRADILGMSALLTTTMPYMKTVIEALEEKGLRNDTIVLVGGAPLNESFAEHVGADAYCRDAAMAVEMASQFMSRRQGSAQAQMAAGE
- a CDS encoding helix-turn-helix transcriptional regulator; its protein translation is MDRREVASQFRARLAEAMQGAGISQSLLARRVGVDRSTLSQLLSGEGDRLPRADTVAGLAGQLQVSLDWLLGLSQERRLGAEILHESLEIAPSPDAPVNPGLERWFEEATGYKIRHVPTTLPDLFKTDEVVRHEYRDFVGLSADAAIAASQGELAYSRQAETDLEICAPLQDFQSFARGEGLWRGLGAAARRRQVERLVGLSEELYPGLRLYLYDGLSHYAVPYTIFGPQRVALYAGQLYLVFNTTEHIRTFNRHFDDLIRAAQVQPTEAAGFFSGLLGEVG
- a CDS encoding GFA family protein — translated: MSDEQKPTRNLSGGCLCGAVRFRIEGRVRDVVVCHCGQCRRSHGHVGAYAGVKQADLSFEDESGLTWYRSSDQASRGFCSVCGGRLFYRQHESPFIAVAAGSLDQPSGLATIGHIFTADAADYYAIPADQKQYPAGMTG